A part of Olleya sp. Bg11-27 genomic DNA contains:
- a CDS encoding flagellar motor protein MotB: MKKILLLSASALLLLSSCVSKKEFAALEAKQQETQDLLNTATVKLNSCLSDEAASAARLKELQARLSDMKANNLALIESTKDMTMLTAQGAKNVEKSLESLKEKDLRITRLQDALTKKDSVTLALVTSLKKEVGLNDPDIEINVEKSVVFISLSDKLLFQSGSYFISSRANDILGKVATVINGKPDFEAMVEGHTDNVPYNKGGVLVDNWDLSVKRSTAIVRALQDLGVDPKQLIAAGRGDHLPLVANDSPTNRAINRRTKIYILPKIDQFYEMIETEMKSLSKE; encoded by the coding sequence ATGAAAAAAATCCTTTTACTAAGTGCAAGTGCACTTTTATTATTAAGCTCATGTGTATCTAAAAAAGAATTTGCTGCATTAGAAGCAAAACAACAAGAAACACAGGATTTATTAAACACAGCAACTGTTAAACTGAATTCATGTTTATCTGACGAAGCAGCATCTGCAGCACGTCTTAAAGAACTACAAGCACGTTTATCAGATATGAAAGCAAATAACCTTGCTTTAATTGAAAGTACTAAAGACATGACCATGTTAACGGCGCAAGGTGCTAAAAACGTTGAGAAATCTTTAGAAAGTTTAAAAGAAAAAGACTTAAGAATTACAAGATTACAAGACGCGTTAACTAAAAAAGATAGTGTAACATTAGCGTTAGTAACAAGTCTTAAAAAAGAAGTTGGATTAAATGATCCAGATATCGAAATCAATGTTGAGAAAAGCGTTGTATTTATCTCTTTATCTGATAAGTTATTATTCCAAAGTGGAAGCTATTTTATTTCATCTAGAGCAAACGACATCTTAGGAAAAGTTGCAACAGTAATTAATGGAAAGCCTGACTTTGAAGCAATGGTAGAAGGTCATACAGACAACGTACCTTACAACAAAGGTGGTGTTTTAGTAGACAACTGGGACTTAAGTGTTAAACGTAGTACAGCTATTGTTAGAGCATTACAAGACTTAGGTGTTGATCCTAAACAATTAATTGCAGCAGGACGTGGTGATCATTTACCTTTAGTGGCTAATGACTCTCCTACAAACAGAGCAATTAACAGAAGAACTAAGATTTATATCTTACCAAAGATTGATCAATTCTACGAAATGATTGAAACAGAAATGAAAAGTTTATCTAAAGAATAA
- a CDS encoding L-threonylcarbamoyladenylate synthase gives MAEFIKIYEENPNPKEIKKVVNILKKGGLIIYPTDTVYGLGCDITNSKALERIARIKGVKLEKANFSFICHDLSNLSDYVKQIDSTTFKILKRALPGPYTFILPGSKTLPAAFKKKKEVGIRVPNNAIALEIVKALGNPIVSTSIRDEDTILEYTTDPELILEKWGNLVDLVIDGGYGDNQGSTIIDLSGDEPEVIREGKGSLEIF, from the coding sequence ATGGCTGAATTTATTAAGATTTACGAAGAAAACCCTAATCCTAAAGAGATTAAAAAGGTTGTAAATATCCTAAAAAAAGGAGGCCTTATTATTTACCCAACAGATACCGTTTATGGTTTAGGTTGTGATATCACTAACTCTAAAGCATTAGAGCGTATCGCAAGAATAAAGGGAGTTAAGCTTGAAAAAGCTAACTTCTCTTTTATTTGTCATGATCTAAGTAATTTATCAGATTATGTTAAGCAAATTGACAGTACTACATTTAAAATATTAAAAAGAGCATTACCTGGGCCATATACCTTTATTTTGCCAGGCTCGAAAACATTACCAGCAGCTTTTAAAAAGAAAAAAGAAGTGGGTATCCGTGTGCCTAATAATGCTATTGCTTTAGAAATAGTTAAAGCATTAGGTAACCCAATTGTATCGACATCTATTAGAGATGAAGATACCATTTTAGAATACACTACAGATCCAGAGTTAATACTAGAAAAATGGGGCAATCTTGTCGATTTAGTTATTGATGGCGGTTACGGAGATAATCAAGGATCAACCATTATAGATTTATCGGGTGATGAACCTGAGGTTATTAGAGAAGGAAAAGGGAGTCTAGAAATTTTTTAA
- a CDS encoding type I restriction enzyme HsdR N-terminal domain-containing protein, giving the protein MQELNFPKFEFRFKNNENKVSIFDVIRKRFMVLQPEEWVRQHCVHYLITIKKYPISLINVEKELKVNDLKKRYDIVVFNTDGSIHLIVECKAPKIEIKQNTFDQIARYNLALNATYLMVTNGINHYYCNMDFDAEKYHFLQDIPEYNAQQ; this is encoded by the coding sequence ATGCAAGAGTTAAACTTTCCAAAGTTTGAGTTTCGATTCAAAAATAACGAAAATAAAGTATCTATTTTTGATGTTATACGTAAAAGATTTATGGTCTTACAACCCGAAGAATGGGTAAGGCAACACTGTGTACATTATTTAATAACGATTAAGAAGTACCCTATCTCTTTAATTAACGTCGAAAAAGAACTAAAAGTCAACGATTTAAAAAAACGTTATGACATTGTTGTCTTTAATACAGACGGAAGTATCCATTTAATAGTAGAGTGTAAAGCGCCTAAAATAGAAATAAAACAAAACACATTTGACCAAATAGCACGTTATAATTTAGCTTTAAACGCGACGTATTTAATGGTTACCAATGGTATTAATCATTATTATTGTAACATGGACTTTGACGCAGAAAAGTATCATTTTTTACAAGACATACCAGAATATAACGCACAACAGTAA
- a CDS encoding glycosyltransferase family 2 protein: MNIAVVILNWNGKALLEQFLPSVVTYSKGATIYVADNASTDASVPFLKANYPDVKIIQNKENGGYAKGYNDALRYVDEDIYCLLNSDIEVTPNWLTPILDTFNTDNETAIIQPKILDYKDKTKFEYAGAAGGFIDKYGYPYCRGRLFDTIEEDTNQYPNASIFWASGACFFIRKSTFRALHGFDDTFFAHMEEIDLCWRAFNYGYNTKYIGESTVYHVGGATLNAGSPRKTYLNFRNSLFTITKNADGNLLSLILTRLVLDGVAATKFLFSLKFKHILAILKAHLSFYKHLNSLLKARKQSPHKANYFTKKSVVWSYFVDKKRNFNQL; the protein is encoded by the coding sequence TTGAACATAGCAGTAGTCATATTAAATTGGAACGGAAAAGCATTGCTTGAGCAATTTTTACCATCAGTAGTCACGTATTCTAAAGGTGCTACAATTTATGTCGCGGATAATGCGTCTACAGATGCTTCTGTACCCTTTTTAAAAGCGAATTACCCAGACGTAAAAATCATTCAAAATAAAGAAAATGGTGGTTATGCCAAAGGTTATAATGATGCGCTACGTTACGTGGACGAGGATATTTACTGTCTATTAAATAGCGATATAGAGGTCACGCCTAACTGGTTAACACCGATACTTGATACTTTTAATACAGACAATGAAACCGCTATTATTCAACCAAAAATTTTAGATTACAAAGATAAAACCAAGTTTGAATACGCCGGAGCTGCTGGTGGCTTTATAGATAAATATGGTTATCCTTATTGCAGAGGGCGTCTTTTTGATACTATAGAAGAAGACACTAATCAATATCCTAATGCTTCCATTTTTTGGGCGTCGGGTGCTTGTTTCTTTATAAGAAAATCTACTTTTAGAGCATTACATGGTTTTGATGACACTTTTTTTGCACATATGGAAGAGATTGATTTATGTTGGCGTGCCTTTAATTATGGTTATAATACAAAATACATTGGCGAGTCTACCGTATATCATGTTGGTGGTGCTACCTTAAATGCAGGAAGTCCCAGAAAAACATATCTTAATTTTAGGAATAGTTTATTTACGATAACTAAAAATGCAGACGGCAATTTACTGTCATTAATTTTAACCAGATTAGTCTTAGACGGTGTTGCTGCTACAAAGTTTTTATTTAGTTTAAAATTTAAACATATTTTGGCAATACTAAAAGCACATTTATCGTTCTACAAGCATCTAAATTCGCTTTTAAAAGCAAGAAAACAAAGTCCGCACAAAGCAAACTATTTTACAAAAAAGTCGGTTGTATGGTCTTATTTTGTTGATAAAAAGCGTAATTTTAATCAATTATAA
- a CDS encoding DUF4179 domain-containing protein translates to MSDKRKKIGIAIAIVLVLFIIGVFITKAIAKNKLENYISNLPEHISFQYDNSDISILSGGITLKNPSLNIKGQTTGKVNTIITMSSFAIEGLSYWDYVVNNNFAIHTIHFSNPKIKYYHDRKVNIEEEDQSIFDKLKQVLTVDQITLDNAFFEMYNAQNDSLVAKAEKVDFLMTDFQVDTSKKNDAPFEFNKSSIVMDGLHYQANDFENITLAHVTVDNSKVVASGFKLKTKYSKEALSKMIITERDHFELDIPKIEIQNQKIQFQNKKPIGFASDAILIDTPVFNIYRDKLVADDLTSKNMYSKSLRDLGFNLQFEAVKINNGTINYQEKVKADNAAGQLTFSNFNGVFSNVNNAMLDINKTKIDIDCFFMNNTPLKINWSFDVTDKTDQFVFKADLGLLKAEDLNQFMTPNLNLKLEGDLVQTFFTIDGNVITSKVNLKTKYNQFDIILLKDNGKEKNRLLSGLINLFVSKNSKDQLDNFRNSDTKTVTRDQTKSVFNFVWKNTQAGLFSAMAGDGTKDE, encoded by the coding sequence ATGAGTGATAAAAGAAAAAAAATAGGGATTGCAATTGCTATCGTTTTGGTGCTCTTTATAATTGGGGTATTTATAACAAAAGCAATAGCGAAAAATAAATTAGAAAACTACATTTCTAATTTGCCTGAGCATATCTCTTTCCAATATGATAATTCGGATATTAGTATCCTTTCGGGAGGTATTACTTTAAAAAATCCATCTTTAAATATTAAAGGTCAAACGACGGGAAAGGTTAATACAATAATTACAATGTCATCTTTTGCTATAGAAGGGCTTAGCTATTGGGACTATGTGGTTAATAATAATTTTGCAATCCATACTATTCATTTTAGTAATCCGAAAATTAAGTATTATCACGATAGAAAAGTTAATATAGAGGAGGAAGACCAATCTATATTTGATAAGTTGAAACAAGTCTTGACAGTCGATCAGATAACACTGGATAATGCCTTTTTTGAGATGTATAATGCTCAGAATGATTCGCTTGTAGCTAAAGCAGAAAAAGTAGATTTTTTGATGACGGATTTTCAAGTGGATACAAGTAAAAAAAACGATGCCCCTTTTGAGTTTAATAAATCGTCTATAGTCATGGATGGTTTACACTATCAAGCTAATGATTTTGAAAATATAACATTAGCACATGTAACAGTAGATAATAGTAAAGTGGTAGCTTCAGGTTTTAAATTAAAGACTAAATATTCAAAAGAAGCTTTGTCCAAAATGATAATAACAGAGCGTGATCATTTTGAGTTAGACATTCCTAAAATAGAAATCCAAAATCAAAAAATTCAGTTTCAGAATAAAAAACCAATAGGGTTTGCTTCGGATGCTATATTAATTGATACTCCTGTATTTAATATTTATAGAGATAAGCTAGTCGCTGATGATTTGACGAGTAAAAACATGTATAGTAAGTCGTTACGGGATCTTGGTTTTAACCTCCAGTTTGAGGCTGTTAAAATAAACAACGGTACTATTAATTATCAAGAAAAGGTAAAAGCAGATAATGCAGCAGGACAATTAACTTTCTCTAATTTTAATGGTGTTTTTAGTAACGTTAATAATGCCATGTTGGACATAAATAAGACTAAAATAGATATCGATTGTTTTTTTATGAACAACACACCGCTTAAAATAAATTGGTCTTTTGATGTTACAGATAAAACAGATCAATTTGTTTTTAAAGCTGATTTGGGGCTTCTAAAAGCAGAAGATTTGAATCAATTTATGACACCTAATCTAAATTTAAAGTTGGAAGGTGATTTAGTCCAAACATTTTTTACCATTGACGGAAATGTGATAACTTCAAAAGTTAATCTAAAAACGAAGTATAATCAATTTGATATCATCTTACTTAAGGATAATGGGAAAGAAAAAAACAGATTACTATCTGGATTGATTAATCTTTTTGTATCTAAAAACAGTAAGGATCAGTTAGATAACTTTAGGAATAGTGATACTAAAACTGTGACAAGAGATCAAACAAAGTCTGTTTTTAATTTTGTTTGGAAAAATACTCAAGCTGGTTTATTCTCTGCTATGGCAGGAGATGGTACAAAAGATGAGTAA
- a CDS encoding VOC family protein — translation MKPTNNHINYVEFKAHDLEVIKRFYTTVFGWQFTDYGEHYIAFEASGISGGFEKTEQPIANGALIVIYHDNLNVAKAKILELGGTLSVAIFSFPGGRRFHFLDPSGNELSVWCHK, via the coding sequence ATGAAACCAACCAACAACCATATTAATTATGTCGAGTTTAAAGCTCATGATTTAGAAGTTATAAAACGCTTTTATACTACAGTCTTTGGATGGCAATTTACAGATTATGGAGAGCATTACATTGCATTTGAAGCAAGTGGGATTTCTGGTGGGTTTGAAAAAACGGAACAACCAATAGCAAATGGTGCTTTAATCGTTATCTATCACGATAATTTAAATGTCGCTAAAGCTAAAATACTAGAATTAGGAGGAACGTTAAGTGTGGCTATCTTTTCGTTTCCTGGTGGTCGTCGATTTCACTTTTTGGACCCTTCAGGGAATGAGTTGTCTGTTTGGTGTCACAAATAA
- a CDS encoding FMN-binding glutamate synthase family protein encodes MDTFVNFFSNISWWLWIIIVLVIIAIRDIFQRKHTISHNFPIVGHFRYMLEKIGPELRQYLVANNREELPFNRIERGWIYASAKKENNYEGFGTDRDIYAHQHIFVNNAMMPYKVEDNHPHAEDKCFLPCAKVMGEFSNRKRPFRPGSVINVSAMSFGSLSAKAIESLNKGVKIAGAYHNTGEGGLSPYHKNGGDVVFHFGTGYFGVRAEDGGFSMDKMVKLVEDNPFVRAIEVKLSQGAKPGKGGVLPGAKITPQIAEIRGVEVGKDVLSPPNHKAFSNVPELVDFIEAIAEKTGLPVGIKAAIGKLEQWEELADIMVNTGKGPDFITVDGGEGGTGAAPPSFADHVSLPWVYGFGDLYKLFQSKGLSERIVFIGSGKLGFPAKAAMAFAMGADCINVAREAMMSIGCIQAQVCHTNTCPSGVATQNKWLQNGIDPTLKSERLAQYFKTFRKEFIEITHAAGYEHPCEFKMTDIEVNVDDHNLSSELNSTYGYDKTVVPFNGIQSLKDCKHLGGQN; translated from the coding sequence ATGGACACATTTGTAAACTTTTTTTCAAACATTTCTTGGTGGCTTTGGATAATCATTGTACTAGTTATAATTGCTATACGTGATATTTTTCAACGTAAACATACCATTAGTCACAATTTTCCTATCGTCGGACACTTTAGGTATATGCTTGAAAAAATCGGTCCAGAACTAAGACAGTATTTGGTGGCCAATAATAGAGAAGAATTACCTTTTAATCGTATTGAACGTGGATGGATTTATGCCTCTGCTAAGAAAGAAAATAATTACGAAGGATTTGGTACGGATAGAGATATTTACGCACATCAGCACATTTTTGTAAACAATGCTATGATGCCTTACAAGGTCGAAGATAATCATCCACATGCTGAAGACAAGTGCTTTTTGCCTTGCGCAAAGGTTATGGGTGAATTTAGTAATCGTAAAAGACCATTCAGACCTGGATCTGTTATTAATGTCTCTGCGATGAGTTTTGGCTCACTTTCCGCAAAAGCGATAGAATCTTTAAATAAAGGTGTTAAAATAGCTGGAGCTTATCATAATACAGGTGAAGGTGGTTTATCTCCATACCACAAAAATGGTGGAGATGTTGTGTTTCACTTTGGAACAGGCTATTTTGGAGTAAGAGCGGAAGATGGTGGATTCTCTATGGACAAAATGGTTAAATTAGTAGAAGACAATCCATTTGTTAGAGCTATTGAAGTTAAATTATCTCAAGGTGCAAAACCAGGAAAAGGTGGTGTATTACCAGGCGCAAAAATAACACCTCAAATTGCTGAAATTAGAGGTGTAGAAGTTGGAAAAGATGTACTCTCTCCTCCAAATCACAAAGCATTCTCAAATGTTCCTGAGCTAGTTGATTTTATTGAAGCTATTGCCGAAAAAACAGGATTACCCGTTGGTATTAAAGCTGCGATTGGTAAATTGGAACAATGGGAAGAATTAGCTGATATTATGGTTAACACAGGAAAAGGTCCTGATTTTATTACTGTTGATGGTGGTGAAGGTGGTACTGGTGCAGCACCTCCAAGCTTTGCAGACCACGTTAGTTTACCTTGGGTTTACGGCTTTGGGGACTTATATAAACTGTTTCAAAGTAAAGGATTAAGCGAACGTATTGTGTTTATTGGTAGTGGTAAATTAGGATTCCCTGCTAAAGCAGCTATGGCGTTTGCAATGGGTGCCGATTGTATTAATGTTGCACGTGAAGCTATGATGAGTATTGGTTGTATACAAGCACAAGTTTGTCATACTAATACTTGCCCAAGTGGTGTTGCTACACAAAACAAATGGCTACAAAACGGAATTGACCCAACGTTAAAATCGGAACGCTTAGCACAATATTTTAAAACGTTTAGAAAAGAATTTATAGAAATCACACATGCTGCTGGTTACGAACATCCA
- a CDS encoding ATP-dependent helicase, whose product MEKYLSQLNEAQYEPTVQVDGPMIIIAGAGSGKTRVLTYRIAYLMSKGIDSFNILALTFTNKAAKEMKGRIAEIVGASEAKNLWMGTFHSVFAKILRFEGHHLGYPSNFTIYDTQDSQKLMGSIIKEMGLDKDLYKTKQVYSRISSYKNSLITVKAYFNNPELKEADVMSRRPKMGEIYQAYVERCFKAGAMDFDDLLLRTNELLTRFPQVLAQYQDKFRYILVDEYQDTNHSQYLIVRALADRFQNICVVGDDAQSIYAFRGANISNILNFQKDYDDVKMYRLEQNYRSTKNIVGAANSVIEHNQTKLDKIVWTANVEGPKVQVHRSLTDGDEGRFVASAIWETKMTDHVPNSDFAILYRTNSQSRAMEEALRKRSIPYRIYGGLSFYQRKEIKDVTAYLRLILNSSDEEALKRVINYPGRGIGQTTIDRLMVAANESGKTIFGLLENIDTVDININAGTKNKLRDFVTLIKSYQVMNQTANAFDLAEYVTKTSGLIKEFNKDGTPEGVTRLENVEELLNGIKDFVEGQLEIADSKDDLAEFLEDVALATDLDGDKGDPDHVALMTIHSSKGLEFSNVFVVGLEEDLFPSAMSMNTRSELEEERRLFYVALTRAEKKAYLTYALSRYRWGKLVDSEPSRFIEEIDDQFLDIITPIEERRINPMLSADIFGDTPPNKIRFKKAVQPKLQKKLAKKKEPVNFEISVPKKLKKASEVVPSVEANLIEGELAVGNRVKHLKFGRGDVLSIEGKGADVKAEINFEFGGKKKLLLRFAKLQLIG is encoded by the coding sequence TTGGAAAAGTATCTAAGTCAGTTAAACGAAGCACAGTACGAGCCTACCGTTCAAGTAGATGGACCTATGATTATTATCGCAGGTGCAGGATCGGGTAAAACACGTGTACTTACCTACAGGATAGCCTATTTAATGAGCAAAGGTATTGACTCATTTAATATTTTAGCATTAACCTTTACTAATAAGGCGGCTAAGGAAATGAAAGGCAGAATTGCAGAAATAGTTGGTGCTAGTGAGGCTAAAAACTTATGGATGGGAACATTTCATTCTGTTTTTGCTAAAATTCTTCGTTTTGAAGGACATCATTTAGGCTACCCAAGTAATTTTACGATTTATGACACCCAAGATTCTCAGAAATTGATGGGGTCTATCATAAAAGAAATGGGCTTAGATAAGGATTTGTATAAAACGAAACAAGTTTATAGCCGAATTTCATCTTACAAAAACAGTTTGATTACCGTTAAGGCTTATTTTAATAATCCAGAATTGAAGGAGGCTGATGTGATGTCTAGACGTCCAAAAATGGGGGAGATATATCAAGCTTATGTAGAGCGTTGCTTTAAAGCTGGAGCCATGGATTTTGATGATTTACTTTTAAGAACCAATGAGTTATTAACAAGATTCCCTCAGGTTTTAGCACAATATCAAGATAAGTTTAGATACATTTTGGTGGATGAGTACCAAGATACAAACCATAGTCAGTATTTAATCGTTCGTGCATTAGCGGACCGTTTTCAAAATATATGTGTCGTAGGTGATGATGCACAAAGTATTTATGCCTTTAGGGGAGCAAACATCAGTAATATCTTAAATTTCCAAAAGGATTATGACGATGTTAAGATGTACCGTTTAGAGCAAAATTACCGTTCAACAAAAAATATTGTTGGTGCAGCTAACTCGGTAATAGAGCATAACCAAACAAAATTGGATAAGATCGTTTGGACAGCAAATGTTGAAGGTCCAAAAGTGCAAGTACACCGCAGTTTAACAGATGGTGACGAGGGGCGTTTTGTAGCAAGTGCTATTTGGGAAACAAAAATGACAGATCACGTACCTAACAGTGATTTTGCTATCTTATATCGTACCAATTCGCAATCTCGTGCAATGGAAGAAGCGTTGCGTAAAAGAAGTATTCCATATCGTATTTATGGAGGATTGTCTTTTTATCAAAGAAAAGAAATAAAAGATGTGACCGCGTATTTACGTTTGATTTTAAATTCTTCTGATGAGGAAGCTTTAAAACGTGTTATTAATTATCCAGGTCGTGGTATTGGTCAAACAACTATTGATCGTTTAATGGTTGCGGCTAATGAAAGTGGTAAAACTATTTTTGGTTTATTAGAAAATATAGATACCGTAGACATAAATATAAATGCAGGAACTAAAAATAAGCTTAGAGATTTTGTAACGCTTATTAAAAGTTATCAAGTAATGAATCAAACAGCGAATGCTTTTGATTTAGCGGAATATGTGACTAAAACGAGTGGTTTAATTAAAGAGTTTAATAAAGATGGTACGCCTGAAGGGGTGACGCGTTTGGAGAATGTCGAAGAATTATTAAACGGTATTAAAGATTTTGTTGAAGGTCAATTAGAAATCGCTGATTCTAAAGATGATTTAGCCGAGTTTCTTGAAGATGTAGCCTTAGCAACAGATTTAGATGGCGATAAAGGAGATCCTGATCACGTAGCGTTAATGACTATTCACTCGTCTAAAGGATTGGAGTTTAGTAATGTCTTTGTCGTTGGATTAGAAGAAGATTTGTTTCCAAGTGCAATGAGTATGAATACGCGTAGCGAACTAGAAGAAGAGCGTCGTTTGTTTTACGTCGCTTTGACCAGAGCAGAGAAAAAAGCATATTTAACGTATGCATTGTCTCGTTACCGTTGGGGAAAATTAGTAGATTCTGAGCCTAGTCGTTTTATTGAAGAAATAGACGACCAGTTTTTAGATATCATTACTCCAATAGAAGAGAGACGTATTAACCCAATGTTATCAGCAGATATTTTTGGAGATACACCACCAAATAAAATTAGATTTAAAAAAGCAGTACAACCTAAATTACAAAAGAAATTGGCAAAAAAGAAAGAACCGGTAAACTTCGAAATCAGTGTACCAAAAAAATTAAAAAAAGCTTCAGAAGTAGTCCCATCAGTAGAGGCTAACTTAATTGAAGGAGAATTAGCAGTAGGTAATAGAGTAAAACACTTAAAATTTGGTAGAGGAGATGTACTTAGCATAGAAGGCAAAGGTGCGGATGTTAAGGCAGAAATTAATTTTGAGTTTGGTGGTAAAAAGAAACTATTATTACGTTTTGCAAAACTGCAGCTTATAGGATAA